The Sulfurospirillum halorespirans DSM 13726 genome has a window encoding:
- a CDS encoding AEC family transporter: MTIAISILSIYAFIFLGFMAKRMLKEEMNEKGMILLSIYFLQPMLSFWGLSSRPIEFSLLEAPFWYLTISLICVLISSLIAFIFFKEDIKEKSIITICVIIGNTGNLGIPLGIALFGDASILYMSMINITNVFIVYTLGVFFYSRGNFSIKQSLFNIIKLPVIWFASLALLMNIFEIHLHPAMRIPLEMGAYCTMVIQLVIFGMYLYNIKLRSINTKLLLHVSVIKFVITPLIAGWILYGLLDLEPMVATLIFIELIVPLAVTNVNLAALYECKPLDVTLLVFFTSLVFIPFFILISNLLHYLNIVSMP, encoded by the coding sequence ATGACCATCGCTATCTCGATCTTGTCCATCTACGCCTTCATCTTTCTAGGATTTATGGCAAAGCGGATGCTCAAAGAGGAGATGAATGAAAAAGGGATGATCCTTCTCTCCATCTATTTTTTACAACCCATGCTCTCATTTTGGGGACTCTCCAGCCGTCCGATTGAGTTTTCACTCCTTGAAGCACCCTTTTGGTACTTAACGATTTCGCTGATCTGCGTGCTGATAAGCTCCCTCATTGCTTTTATCTTTTTCAAAGAGGACATTAAAGAAAAATCCATCATCACCATCTGTGTGATCATTGGCAATACGGGAAATCTTGGCATTCCACTGGGCATCGCGCTTTTTGGAGATGCGTCTATTTTGTATATGAGCATGATCAACATCACCAATGTATTTATCGTCTATACCCTTGGCGTTTTCTTCTACTCCAGAGGCAACTTTAGCATCAAACAATCCCTCTTTAACATCATCAAATTACCTGTGATCTGGTTTGCCTCCTTGGCTCTTTTAATGAATATTTTTGAGATCCACCTTCATCCTGCGATGCGTATTCCTTTAGAGATGGGAGCGTATTGTACGATGGTCATTCAACTGGTCATTTTTGGTATGTACCTTTACAACATCAAACTTCGCAGTATCAACACGAAACTCCTTTTACATGTAAGCGTTATTAAGTTTGTCATCACGCCACTGATTGCTGGTTGGATTCTCTATGGTTTGCTTGATTTAGAGCCGATGGTCGCGACCCTGATTTTTATTGAACTCATTGTGCCACTGGCGGTCACTAACGTCAATTTGGCCGCATTGTATGAGTGTAAGCCCTTAGATGTGACCCTCTTGGTCTTTTTCACCTCATTGGTTTTTATACCTTTTTTTATCCTTATCAGCAACCTTTTACACTATCTTAACATCGTGAGCATGCCATGA